Below is a genomic region from Onychostoma macrolepis isolate SWU-2019 chromosome 15, ASM1243209v1, whole genome shotgun sequence.
gatttcaaaaacaatatCATAGCTACTACACTGTATCttgttacaattttaaatctgtttttaacCTCAGAacaatctcaaagtaaaaagaggtgctaaagtctgaatttgtggtggtggtgctttaaaatgaaagtattaaaatcttaattcaagtgatgaaggattttgaaagtctgacagtgaGTACTACTGACTACTATTGAGTACAACTGTAaggttaacattttaaatagggtaacttgttaTCTGTAACtcattacatttccaaagtaaccttccccaCACTGAATGCTGCCATAGCATGTAGCTTCTACATATACAATTTCAACCAGTTTACCATAACTTGTTTTCAACACTCCAtatgtgttgtgttttcaaGAGACGTTTCCAAAAAGTCAGATTTAGGGTTTTGCTCAAATTTGGGTTGATGGATTGGAAATAATTTTGCCCAGGATAAAGAATaagcattataatattaaacatttgagTGTTTAAGCATCTTCATCCAAGCTAAACTATAAACTGATGTGCTTCAGTTCTGCAGTTTCATTGACAGTGGAAGGAGTATTCGGTCTCTGACTGATCACCTGAAGGAAATGGAGATTGTTAACATTCACACTAAAATGGAAATCTGTACATGGAATAATTCTGAATAAACAATCTGCATCAGATGATAAAAACTGGCATACAAAATCTTACTAGTTTGGTAGTAATCATACACTTTGACCACAGCTGGCCTGAGATTTTTCACTGGAAGAACCTGTTTCATTTGTATCTGATAATTCATTGGAATATTTTTTGGGATCTGCaataagaaacaaactcatcagtTATGGACACCTATGGAAAAAATGTTTGTGGATCAACCTAAATTGTATGAAATCATATGAATGTTGCTGTCTCACCTCCTTCAAATACACAATGACATGATCATCTTTAGCATCGACCCGCTCCACATGTGATGCATACGTTCCAGAAGTTGTTCCAAGCTGTGTGAAAAAATTGCTGGTTAATCTCTAAAAACTGACTTCTATAAATTGTACAAGTTTGTGTTGAAACACTCAAATGCACCATTGATGTATCAGCTGTGAATCCAGATAAGAGTTTAATATCCGCAATGACCATGTTAGTTCTTTCCTGTAGACCATCATATCTGGAAAAGAGCAAACAGAAAGGAAAAGTTTCCTAAATGCCTCataaagtaacaaaaatagaaataaaaaaaaaaaaaaaaagaaaaaaaaaaagccaggaCAAataacaaatgtgaccctggacaacaaaaccagtcttaagtgtaaattaaataaaaaagctttccattgatgtatgatttgttaggatcggacaataattgtctgagatacaactatttgaaaatctggaatctgagggtgcaaaaaaatctaaatattgagaaaatcgccttcaaagttgtccaaatgaagttcttagcaatgcatattactaatcaaaaattaagttttgatacatttacggtttgatacatttacagaacatgatctttacttaatatcctaatgatttttggcataaaagaaaaattgataattttgacccatacaatgtatttttggctattgctacaaatataccccagcgacttaagactggttttgtggtccagggtcacaaatcacATGCAGTTTATATCACTCATAATGTATTAAAGgatcatcggatgcccatttcccacaagttgatatgattcttcagggtcttaatgaaaagtctataacatactttgttGGGGGACTGGACTTTACTTTAGCATGTATAATAGTCTAACTTTTAGTGTATAATAGTCTAACTGATTGCTTTTAGATGGAAAAACTGCCCATAACTCCTGGTCTAGGATCTGTTTTCTTTGTAATAATAGCATAACGAAATAGATTTGGAAAGCATCAAATGATTCTACAATGCATTTTCGCAGAGGGGAGCaaagtagccaatcacagacccGTTTGTTGATTTCTAcaacgcaatggccaatcagaggtgtttaggTTGTAATCCACGCACTCACCGCTTTTTGTccagtaaaaaaattaacaataaaaaaaagtttcattgtGTGTTCACATTCATTGTTTAAAACGGAACTTTGTAAGATCGTGATGAATGAGTgacagtttttaataaatttaaagggagcgctctttgcaTGCTGTATACGATAATATTCAgaattgaaatgtttttcaaGCTTGACAAGCGACCACGTACGACACAGAGATAGCTACTACACTATATAGATCAAGATAATAATTTCAGAACACTAATGTGTTTTGTGATTCTGCAACCAAGCTTGGTCCAAACGCAGGATTTAGGTAAGGAAGCggttattaataatttggtaacactttacaataacagtacatgaattatcatgtactaataccttaattaataattacttgactatgaactaatgaagagttaagacgtattaatcaagaactaatgaagaactaacttaactacgacatgagtcatatgaattacctcatgaataacaccaccttaattacatgttagttcctgcatgttagttaatgtattaattaacactttggggtaaactaaatcaaacatgctctagaagaaagattcatgaaaatggcacactgcaaaattgtttataaattttccacctgcagctatgtcacaaacatcagtgaatgacagtggatttcttgccatatttacgtttaacctaactcatccaatgcacaatgatgcattcataattaaaaacaacttcatctcatcctgttttgagtgattccactgctgccctcctacaataacgtattcattaagcagatgcaattttccaaattaaaatcagtgttagcagagttgatggttatgttatggattggtttactgtctttatatcataataatgcaatgaaatcagacgtttgtcttgtgttcttgctcttcttttgggccactattgccccttcaaaatgttaaccttcctcctaccgttcagttccttctccatccaaatgcagccacatgacctctgctcttccacttttttacaaaccaccaaatatctgatttagatgatattatatacattgacaactcatgaattcatgttaagttataagtaattaatgatgagttaatgatattgtgcccccccaagtaaagtcatgacattatgatacattaacaaggcatgaattaatgttaagttaatgatgagttagtaatattgaaatgataacatttcgttttattgtgtgatttctgctgccggCTCGTTTCCAATAATAGGACTACAAGTTAAACAAgacttaactttaaaccttaaaataaataacattttaaatggtttaacctttacttgtcatgaaatgtttactttgtttgccatgggccacaaaaggcgtaatctccgacatgctgtgactgacaatagaactataaaaaaaaacaccaaaaccgcaacataattacgaaatgaaacaattttattcgtgcgctgtaatccagatcttcagaatccatacgactgcgaggaacagacccaaatccaagcctttattcgacgatcttcatctccatcccGAGCAGCGAGTCCAGCGACCGTAAACAGCAAAGCCTGCGCTGACTGACGCGCTcgttacaaattcaaatgttgccgTTTCAAACGACAGGTTTTACGGCAGGATAATCgaacgctcattggctctcgcctGCATTCGTCACAGATCGCGACATGCCGTGTTTCTGGTGAGGTGTGTATTTGAATGATGCTAGCAGCAGCACCCGCACGCCTTCACGAGTTCACTGAGAGGGAGAGGATCAGGAAAATAatctggataatattttcagcgattaacaacataaattctgCTCAAATGAAGATataaatctttcatttgaaagccatgtttctagcatctgtaaaactgcgtttttccatctcaaaactaaattgcgacctatgctctcaacgtcaaatgcagaaatgctaattcatgcgtttatgacctcaaggttagactattgtaaataaatgattgtaattgcatttatctgtctgtcatgtttttcttctactgtacagaaataGCTATGTTTAGGTGTAGATGTAGGAGTGGGATTAGCgattataaaaacttttaatgctatattgttgttactaaaatggttattttcttgcatgtttataaaatgtttaggtTTGGAGGTAGGTTAAGAGGTCTAAAAGTCTAAATCACTTattgataaatgataaaaatgcattgataagaatatcttaatgaaataaaaacaatattactaactcatcattaacttaacattaattcatgacttgttaatgtatcataatgtcatgactttacttgggggggcacaatatcattaactcatcattaattacttataacttaacatgaattcatgagttgtcaatgtatcatgtcatgacttgtcttggagggcacatctttaaaaagttatcaattacacgttttatacatattcagctcatctaaatcagatatttggtggtttgtaaaaaagtggaagagcagaggtcatgtggctgcatttggatggagaaggaactgaacggtaggaggaaggttaacattttgaaggggcaatagtggcccaaaagaagagcaagaacacaagacaaacgtctgatttcattgcattattatgatataaagacagtaaaccaatccataacataaccatcatctctatgctaacactgattttaatttggaaaatcgcatctgcttaatgaatacgttattgtaggagggcagcagtggaatcactcaaaacaggatgagatgaagttgtttttaattatgaatgcatcattgtgcgttggatgagttaggttaaacgtaaatattgcaagaaatccactgtcattcactgatgtttgtgacatagctgcaggtggaaaatttataaacaattttgcagtgtgccattttcatgaatctttcttctagagcatgtttgattcagtttaccccaaagtgttaattaatacattaactaacatgcaggaactaacatgtaattaaggtggtgttattcatgaggtaattcatatgactcatgtcgtagttaagttagttcttcattagttcttgattaatacatgtcttaactcttcattagttcatagtcaagtaattattaattaaggtattagtacatgataattcatgtactgttattgtaaagtgttaccaataatttGCATTGGCTGCCATGCCAAATCATGCACCtgcttgcttttctgtttaatttaagtgttagtgaattattgtaatgtgttacccaaataatgcattttgtgcGTTTAAAACCACcattacactcacttcttctgtagatgaagctggatcacgaatgattcacgcgaacatagatgcatttatgTAGATTGGGGATCGGCGCGTTCACTTCAAAGCGAAAGTAACATtcatcctctgcgtcttcagcggctcagatgttgggagtaaCTGAcaactgctatattcattattacaaacaacaaaacacctcaatcacttaatcggagacatcttgtcttcccctgcaccggagtctcagctcactcagggcgggtctaaggtaagacagccttgtcaatcaactatcgtgggaggggcctgtacagaactacttCATTCTgtcaggaatctcagaacagcctgatttgagaaaggggatttaaaaaaaaaaacactgggtggatttttatcaggGTGATAAAATTTTAACAggatttttatttgtgtacacacacttccaacacacattcatgttcaaacaacttgtaaagtgaattttgcatccgacgACCCCTTTAATAAACAAAGTGTTTCTTAGGTTAGTATTTAGTTCTGTGGTTGTAAATACTgagatactttttttcagttcatattgcttttatatttcTTATGATGCTAaacatatttagaaaatatgtatttatctgtGAATCTTAAGTCATAATCATTCTCTAGTCTTTTGAATTCAAGTCTTTTCTTCAAAATGAAATGTTGTCCATATATTTTGCAATCTCCCTCAATTTTAGCATCAATGCTCAGTGTTTTAGTTTCAGTAGGAGTGGGAATGTTGTAAACCTGAGCCACCTGAGAGAGTCgacatgaacaaataaataaattaatgaatcaTATCATGGCAGAACAGCTGCAAAATGCTATGagaggaaagagagaaagtgagtgTGAGTCAATGAAGCTGAATGCACTACAGACCTGCACAGACACACAGGTTGAGCCCTTCACTTCAATGCTGTATTTGGCTGGAACGTTCTGCAGCTGCTTCTCCTGGTACAGTAACTTGTTGTCCTGATTGACATCAAAGTGGTGAGTGTCTCCTGCTGACTGTACAGTCACTGTGCTGGAGCCGTCAGAGCTGAACACTTTGGTGGCGTACAAAGACAGAGCCTGAAGAGCCACCACTGTGTCCTGAGAAATAAATGTGTTCAGTAATGTGACTTTTACCCATTATTCAGCAATCATGTGTTTGATTTGAGTAGTTTGAGTCACCTGTGTGGAGGAGAATCCTCCATACGCATTCTGCTGCTTCACAAGCCAGCTGACAATCCTGTTAGCAAAGCCCAGATCAGCTGTAGTGAGTGTCTCTGCAGTGAGAGCAGCTAGCAGCACATATGAGCTGATCTCCACTGCCAGAGAATCAGAGTCATCAGCAGATGCAGACTGAGACCAGTGGAGACGAGACCCTTTAGGACACATGGACAAAAGAGACACCAGTAACTCAacgagtatgaaaagacaacaGAAAGTCATCAGAAACAAATCTCTTACCCTCTGAAATAGCAACATCCTCCAGTTTCTTGAAAAGCTTCTGTCGAGTGTCCGTGTCTCCAGCCAGACTGAAAGTGTAGGCGAGCAGAGCAGTGGTGTAAGTGTTTTTGACATCCTCAATGACGGACCTCAAGCATGACAAACCTTTAGTGACGACAGGATCCTGAAACAAAAATAGAGAAACAGCCGCTGTGAGCGTCATTTTTCTGTGAGTTTATCCTGTGTTTCCTGTAGATGAACTTACTGTGACTGGAGTTTCCAGTTCAAGCAGTGATGCAATAATGTAGGCAGTCATGGTCACATTATCATTCACTCCACCCTGGAATATATATTAGAGGAACATAAAgtacaatattttttgttatgaaTAGATAGGCATTGTTTCTGTGATAATGTTTAGTGACCAATAGCACACCTTCATTCTGTTGTTGAACAGTCTTCCCTGTTGGATAAAACAGCCGTCTGAATCCCGTCTGCTTATTAACCATTCCTTTGCACTCTGAACTATTTCTGGatcaataaatatgtatttctgTGCTTTGCCAAAAGACCTCAGGACAAAGGCAGTCAACCTGGTATTTGaaagatttaattttaataatgtcattaattgtttaatttgattaaatttgtaaataataaaatctattgCAAATATTTACCATGTGTTCTCTTTTCCATGTCCAAATGTGCTGTATGCACCACTGTTATGTCTGTAGTTCAGTTGTCTCTGGTATCCTGTTGAGTTTGACAGTGATTAAATGTTTGGGTTGATCAAGTGTTTCTGAAGTCAAATGTTTTGTGACttattttctcagtattttttagACACGAATGATTTCTCTCACCACTCTTTAGGAAGCCAGTGGCTCTTTCCAAAGTCATATTAACTCAGACttctaattaattatataattttaagaaAAAGTATTCATTAATCAAaagatacatataaaaataatggaTATACCAAAATATTCAGCCATTTCAGTCATCCAAACGCATGCAACAGCCAAACTAGATGCCATCTTCAATCCCAATCTCTGTGAAAGAGCAATGATGAACcacataataaattataaaaatgtattgtgaACAAAATGcgaatcataaaaaaaaatgacatgtcattttacatatttttaatggGCAATCATTTTCTGCTTTACTATCACACATATACTGTAAACCACCTGTTACCTTTAAGGATTCATAGGTGTTGTCTGTCGACACAAACAGCATATGCAGACACTCGTCTTCAACACCATAAGGATAATCTGACACGGATTGCACTGGCAGGAGGTTGAAGATCTGTGATGAGACCACATTCACACACTATCAGTACAATTTCGGTTTCATTCCTGGGTATTGTTTAATCTTTACAGTCACACAGTGgaaagaaataatatttaaaacccATATCACTTTAAACAATAATCACTGATCACATTAGACATAAGTAAATATAGAATGATCTCATTAGATTAATAGATTTCCACTATGGAGACACATTTAATCAACACTGAATCTTAAAGCATTTAAACCTTGTCAGTATCCAGACGTTTTCCTGACTCCAGGATCAGGACGCTCTGATCTACAGCACTGAGGCCGCACAGTGAACCAGGCTGAGCTGAGATCTGGAGAGTGTTTTTCTCACCAGGAACTGCTTTAGCAGGAGAAAAATGCAGAGAAATCtataatgacaataaaaagGATTCACTTTAAGACTGAGCCAGAATTACAGTTTAAAGAGTTTTATTTCTAAAGAATTTGTTACAAAGATGTGTTTTTACACCttgtttttgaaacatttttcagtGTCAAATTTTGTGCTATGAGCAACAACATTTTCACTGGGCAGAACACAGTAGGCCAGAATCTGCACTGCAGGAGCCAGATCTGCACCTACAGACAGTTTAAATGACACTGTGCCACTTGCTGCTCCATTAGAAGACTTCACTTCAACCTTCTCATATCCATGATGAACGATCACTCCTCTGGACAAGACCTGAAACAGACAGATGACACTCCGATGACAAACTGACCAGAGCAGCCAGTTAATACTGTTAACAAACAATGAAGTCATCACTGTAAGAATGTACTGCATGTTCTCACCATATAGACAATGTCAGTTTTGAAGTCTTCAGCAGTCTCTCCaataaaataatacttgatGGTCACTGTCAGCTCAGCATCACACTTTAATGGTTGCTCAATATTCTCTATAATCAGTTCACTTAATGTTGGTGTGTATGGAGTGGCGGGCTGGAAAAGCTGAACTGTTTTTCTATCCATAGAGATGTAAGGTGTTTTGTGACTTTGATAATGAAGCCCTGGATACACACTTGcctgaaaaacaaagaaactaAAATTACTCAAGCAGCTGAACCCTTCAGcgaacacaaaagaaaactaGGTAAATAAAGTGATCATACCTTCAGATAAATATCACTTTTAGAGAGACTAGACGTATTAAGAAAGAAGCTGGCCAGTCCATCGCTGTCTGTAGTAAGATTTAGGAGCAGTTTTGAGGGCAAGCTGTTCTCTTCCAAAATATATGTGACTTTGTTTGGAAGAGGAGCTCCGCTGAATTTTGTAAGTTTGacctagtgaaaaaaaaaaaagaaaaaaaaaaaagaaacatagaACGAATGAATAATTAATGTTAAGCCCTGTGAAGGACTGGCCATCTGTCAAGGTTGTTTTATGACCCAAGGTGTTCGGAACATGCTCCAGCCAATCTGTAACCCTATGCAAGACAAGGGGTTTGGAGAATGAATGGatgtatattaatattgttgaaatgagataaaattattttagacTTACTCTTCCTTCTATAACTGATCCATGTTCATATATTTTGGGCAGGTCAGAAAGTGTGACTTTTCCAATTTCATAAGTGAGAGATATAGTTTCAGATTTTGTCATGGTGATCTCTGTAAAATGCAAATAGATGGTGATGGTGAGTGTGATTTTAAAACTCTCATTTCAGTAATTAATAGCTCACCTGTTCCTTCTTCTGTGACTGTTGCTTCAATATGAAGAGAATTTTCTAGTCGATCCTCATATGTTGAATTTGAGAAGGCAGATGCATGCAAGGTATGGATGGCACAGCCTGTCTTTTTCATCTAATGGAAATGATTGAACACACGCATAATGCCTAAGTGACTTACTGGCTGGATGTaggaaataaatgttacatgCCAGTTTTGGTACTGTAGTGAAACGGACAAACCTCAATGGTTTCATTCACACATATTGGACTGTGTTTGTCAGGCCTGTGAGAGTAGCGTGGAATATCACGACACACTTTCACCCATGATTTGTCAGGTACAGGCTGCCCGTAAGTGTATCTGGGAAGAATGTCCAAGAAAATGATGAATGGAAGATAACAATGTCTTATGTTGTATTCTAGTAAATTAAAGATGCTACTCACTTTCCACAAACCTCAACTGCCATTAACTTATCATCTATGCACACTGTCTTTGGTGCTGTCACAGTAACTTCAAACTTAGGCAAAACTACAAGTCAGGGGGCAGAAATTAGACTTATTATTAGTCAAGTTTGATAAAAGTATACAAAGATATTATTGAAATTTGTTCTGTGAACAATGCAAATTGTTCATTTGACTTACCATATTTTTTCACCTCAAAATCATGTGAGATCATCCTTTCACCAATAAACGCATTTAGTTTGTACATGCCTTGACGGGCTTCTGGGTTTAATTCAAAAGAACGCTGCAAAATCCACCTTTTTGAAGAAACATTTGTCCATTGACCAATCCTGTTACCTTTACTATCCTATTTAATGCCAAAGACACATTTGTTTAGTTGCAGTCAGTGGGCCCATAACACAACCCCTAAACCTTGCCCCAAGTGGACTAGAGAAATTGGTGGTTGAAAAACACCTATTGGTTTGAATACGCCCACTGTTCTGCAGATATATAGGGCCTGTTCCATTCCTGGCTCACTGGAGTGAGTGTGACCAAGGAGAAGAGGGGCGCTGAGACCGACATGCTATATGTCCACTGGCGCTCAGTGTGCAGAGCTTGAGTAGCCATTTGATTCCTATGGGAGCTGACTGATGCGTTATGATGCggactacactgtaaaaaaaaaaaaaaaagttgagccaacttaaaattttaaggtaaccagcttcagcagatttttgagttttctcaaattgtcgttttaagtttatacaacaacaatttgagaatctcccacaaagcaaactcaaaaatctgctgaagctggtaaaaaaacatttttttaagttcgctcaactttttcttttttttttaacagtgtatagCGGGCCAGAAGGTTCAAACATAGGACTAATGAATTGTCGTGGGAAGTC
It encodes:
- the LOC131520661 gene encoding alpha-2-macroglobulin-P-like, which encodes MALNVSCCWKWLLFFLLVYVNGRTSRPSFMVTFPAVIESGSDAKLCASLLKPNESLVMNIYLVNGNQSTLLLQEKAEEEFHRCFNFKAPLVEAESVQKMKVELQGESFKMTEERKVMFRSYHPLTFIQTDKPIYTPGQTVNFRVVSVDTNFVPFNQQYSTVMLEDSKGNRIGQWTNVSSKRWILQRSFELNPEARQGMYKLNAFIGERMISHDFEVKKYVLPKFEVTVTAPKTVCIDDKLMAVEVCGKYTYGQPVPDKSWVKVCRDIPRYSHRPDKHSPICVNETIEMKKTGCAIHTLHASAFSNSTYEDRLENSLHIEATVTEEGTEITMTKSETISLTYEIGKVTLSDLPKIYEHGSVIEGRVKLTKFSGAPLPNKVTYILEENSLPSKLLLNLTTDSDGLASFFLNTSSLSKSDIYLKASVYPGLHYQSHKTPYISMDRKTVQLFQPATPYTPTLSELIIENIEQPLKCDAELTVTIKYYFIGETAEDFKTDIVYMVLSRGVIVHHGYEKVEVKSSNGAASGTVSFKLSVGADLAPAVQILAYCVLPSENVVAHSTKFDTEKCFKNKISLHFSPAKAVPGEKNTLQISAQPGSLCGLSAVDQSVLILESGKRLDTDKIFNLLPVQSVSDYPYGVEDECLHMLFVSTDNTYESLKRLGLKMASSLAVACVWMTEMAEYFGYQRQLNYRHNSGAYSTFGHGKENTWLTAFVLRSFGKAQKYIFIDPEIVQSAKEWLISRRDSDGCFIQQGRLFNNRMKGGVNDNVTMTAYIIASLLELETPVTDPVVTKGLSCLRSVIEDVKNTYTTALLAYTFSLAGDTDTRQKLFKKLEDVAISEGSRLHWSQSASADDSDSLAVEISSYVLLAALTAETLTTADLGFANRIVSWLVKQQNAYGGFSSTQDTVVALQALSLYATKVFSSDGSSTVTVQSAGDTHHFDVNQDNKLLYQEKQLQNVPAKYSIEVKGSTCVSVQVAQVYNIPTPTETKTLSIDAKIEGDCKIYGQHFIFTFALKYDGLQERTNMVIADIKLLSGFTADTSMLGTTSGTYASHVERVDAKDDHVIVYLKEIPKNIPMNYQIQMKQVLPVKNLRPAVVKVYDYYQTSDQSETEYSFHCQ